AAGTATTCAACACCGCCGGTAAAGCCGTGGTCGTTGTTGGTGCTTTTATGATTATCAATCGCAGACTTTTGCTTGCGCTTTTTTCGCTTGTCTCATACTCCTTTTATAAAGCTTTTAAGCGGGCTGTCTCATAAGTCCCCTTTATCTCATAGATTCACATTAATAATTCCCATCCGCACCGCCTCGGCTAAGGCTTCTGATCGGGAGTTGACTTTAAATTTCTTGTAGATTTTCGTTAAATTATATTCAACTGCACGGACACTCATAAACAATTCTTCAGCAATTTCTTTATTCCCTCTTCCTTTTGAAATACCTTCAAGTATCTCCACCTCTTTTTGAGTAACAGAAATATTTGCTGGTTTCTTTTTGTTGGAGTTTGTTGTTTGAATCGTAACATCCGAAAGTCTTAATTGACTTAATAATGATATAGGAATAAGCGTGTACCCATGTAATACAGCTTGTATAGCCATCAAAAGTTCCTGTTTAGAAGCAGATTTACTAATAATTCCACTGACCCCGGAGTCAATTAATAAATTAAATTGAGAAGTATAATCAAACCCTGTATAAAGAATGATTTTTGCATCTTTATGAAATTTAAAAATCTTTGGGGCCAACTCAAGTCCAGAGCAATCAGGCATATTCATATCTAATAAGTAAACATCAAAAGGCTTTTCTCGGCTCATATTGATAACGTCATCAATAGACATAAGATAGGTAACATCAAACTCTTTTTCCTGCTCAATCATATTCTTCGTTCCTTCACCCACCAATTGGTGGTCATCTACAATTAAAACGCGTGTCAACTTTATCACCTCGGTATTGTAATATAAACTTGTAAGCCTTTCCCCTTGCTAGTGATAAACTCCACTTTCCCATTTAAGCTGAGGATCCGCTCTTTTAAACCAGATAATCCCATATGATTCTTTTTAGTAGGTGGTGATTTTATATCAAACCCTTTCCCATTATCACGGTAGTCAATAAAAATCGTTTGATCATCTTCCCACATACTGACGGATACACGGGTAGCTTCCGAATGTTTATCAGCGTTATTAAGGAGTTCTTGAAAGACGCGATAGATTGATAATGTTGTATTATAATCCTCAAATGTAACTGAAATATTATCAAACTGATAATCAAGATGATATTTAACTCGCATTTGGATCTGGGAAAATAATTCGTTCAATGATTTAATAAGTCCACCCTCTAATAAGAGGTTGGGTCTTAATTCATTACAAGTACTGCGAATTTGTTTAATAACATCAACCATCCCATTTTTGATTTTTACTAATTGCTCTTGTACATCACTTGGGATGTCTTGATTTTCTTGAATTACATTTTCCAATTTTCGATACCAAACAATCTGATCCTGCAAGGCGGAATCATGCAAATCTGAAGCCAACCGTCTTCGTTCTCTTTCAGCCAATTGAAATAAAAATCGCGATAATGAAACAGATGCAGGGTGATCCCCAATGTTCGGCTTTTGCAATGACTGGATTAAGTTATTAACAGCATGTAAGTTCTCGTAAACAAGGCGAACATATTTTACGATAGTAATCATCCAAGTTTTTTCATTGATATTAAAGCTTGTTTGGTTCCTTTTATGGCCTATCCAAACATAGATCATTTTTTGATCCTTATGATAAAGCCGGATTCCAAGTGAATCTTTAAGTTCCATTAAATCCCCATTCGTATCGCTTTGAATTAGCCATTCTTGATGTTTACGAAGGGTAAACTGATCATTATCACCGTGAACTACCCTTGTAGTATATTGGGACGTTTCCGAATCATATTCAACAAAGGTAATGATTGAGGGATTTAAAACAGAGACTACTTCTTTCACTAAAAGTCTATCTAATTCCTCTTCCTTCATAACGGCAGATAATTTTTG
The Bacillus xiapuensis DNA segment above includes these coding regions:
- a CDS encoding response regulator, translated to MTRVLIVDDHQLVGEGTKNMIEQEKEFDVTYLMSIDDVINMSREKPFDVYLLDMNMPDCSGLELAPKIFKFHKDAKIILYTGFDYTSQFNLLIDSGVSGIISKSASKQELLMAIQAVLHGYTLIPISLLSQLRLSDVTIQTTNSNKKKPANISVTQKEVEILEGISKGRGNKEIAEELFMSVRAVEYNLTKIYKKFKVNSRSEALAEAVRMGIINVNL
- a CDS encoding sensor histidine kinase — protein: MDVSNSNCCVCSFYFFHAIPYIIGLPYLPDDVAALFLFAIPIGYSYLILTKQLLDINFILNRIRYYTVLSLIPTIIISFVVSGTVNHESNVYSRFLQNFFLILTLNIIFLLLKEKVDYSFRNQLFRDKTNLTQNIEQFTQKLSAVMKEEELDRLLVKEVVSVLNPSIITFVEYDSETSQYTTRVVHGDNDQFTLRKHQEWLIQSDTNGDLMELKDSLGIRLYHKDQKMIYVWIGHKRNQTSFNINEKTWMITIVKYVRLVYENLHAVNNLIQSLQKPNIGDHPASVSLSRFLFQLAERERRRLASDLHDSALQDQIVWYRKLENVIQENQDIPSDVQEQLVKIKNGMVDVIKQIRSTCNELRPNLLLEGGLIKSLNELFSQIQMRVKYHLDYQFDNISVTFEDYNTTLSIYRVFQELLNNADKHSEATRVSVSMWEDDQTIFIDYRDNGKGFDIKSPPTKKNHMGLSGLKERILSLNGKVEFITSKGKGLQVYITIPR